TGTAACAGTAAGAGATGCTAATAATTGTAACGCCTCCAATTCAGTTGAAATTTCCAAGTACAGTCGGATTTACTACAGCATGAGCACAACAGCGCAACTTGTCAGGCGTCGGATGAGTACTGCAAGTGTACAGATCACAGGTGGAAGCGGAAACTTCTCATATGTATGGGTTCCTTCTGTGAGCACAGGTGCTAATGCTACGGATTAACTGCAGGTGTTTATTCAGTTACAGTAACAGACAATGTTGACGGATGCCAGCAAACACTTTCAGGAACTGTGCAATACAGCAGGAATCGTTGCGAAGTATAGTTTCATCAAGCAATGCAACTTGTCAGAATGGTGAAGATGGAAGTGCTACAGCAAGCGGTTCAGGTGGAACCCTACCGTATTCATACTTATGGATGCCGGGTGGTGCAACAACTGCAAGTGTAAACAACCTTTCACCGGGCACATACACAGTTGAAGTTTTGACTATGTCGGATGTCCTGATTATGAACAATCGTAATAGGTTTTGAATTCGGCTTCACCTGTAGTTGAGTTAGGCGCTGATACAACAATTTGCGCAGGATCTACTCTAACGCTCGATGCAGGTTCAGGGTATCAATATTCTGGTCAGATAACTCAACAAATCAAACACTAACCGTTTCTTACTGACGGAGTTTACTCTGTGTTGATTACAGACGGAAATTCACGCGAAGCATTTGATGCCATTGTTATTACTACAACACCATGTAATCCGAACAGAAATACATCACAGCCAATCCGGAATGTTGGTATATATCCAAATCCTAGTACTGGTATGATCGATATCAATTTCGGAAATGAAACTCCGGGAGTTGTTGAAATAAACATTATTGATGCATTTGGAAAAACGCATTTTGTATCACAGGAAAATCTAAAATCAAATGACACTCGCAAACTTAACCTGAAAGATCTTTCTTCAGGAATTTATTTTGTTAAAATATCATTTGGAAATGAAAGTCAGACGATTCGACTGATAAAAAAGTGTAATAATACTTTTTCTCTGTAAAGAAGAGAATTAAACAAACGGGCTATTGTTGATAAGATCAATTATAGCCCGTTTTATTTTCAATTAAGGGCACGATGTATTAAGTGATTTTTTTTAACATAAGTTCAGTAAAATTTATCGCAAGAACACATTATTATAATCGCCCGATTTTTGCACTTGTGCTGAAACCTTGGTGAACTCGAATGTCTGGTTTAAAATCTATCTCTTTTATTTCGAAAGATTTCATTTATTATAATTGGCTAAATTAAATATTTAGTCAGTCTGTAATAATTATTTTATTTGTTGCAATTATTTTATTGTCTTGTGTTAACTTAAAATATACAAACCACTTGAAAGTTCATTTCTACTAAATACGATATTTCTCCACTGATGTTTTCAATTTGGGCCACAGTTTGGCCGAAACAATTTTCTACGGTTAGTCTTGCATTATATAAATGCTGGTCAGATATCAGAACAGTCCGAACAGAAAACGGATTAGGTGAAAATGTAACATTTAAATTTCTGTTGTAAGAAGTTACATTAATATTCAAGTTACAAGTCGGACCTGACGTTGGATAAACTGCTGTATCATTTAAACTGTAACAAGTAAGTGAGTGTCCACACTCAAGTATAACTGAAATAGGTTCAACCAAGCCATTTGTACTGCCAATCCCTTCAATAAGAAATTGAGCTGTATTGTTTCCGGTCAGTGCATAACGTTT
The nucleotide sequence above comes from Bacteroidota bacterium. Encoded proteins:
- a CDS encoding T9SS type A sorting domain-containing protein, with the translated sequence MLITDGNSREAFDAIVITTTPCNPNRNTSQPIRNVGIYPNPSTGMIDINFGNETPGVVEINIIDAFGKTHFVSQENLKSNDTRKLNLKDLSSGIYFVKISFGNESQTIRLIKKCNNTFSL
- a CDS encoding SprB repeat-containing protein codes for the protein MPANTFRNCAIQQESLRSIVSSSNATCQNGEDGSATASGSGGTLPYSYLWMPGGATTASVNNLSPGTYTVEVLTMSDVLIMNNRNRF